The window TCATGAAGTAGCCGGTCGATATCGACGCACCGCAGCGACGGCACTCGAAGTCACCCTCTCGGGAGACGACCTCGCTTTCGAAACTGAGGAACTGGCCGCCGGCCGGCTTGACGGTATCGCCCTCGCGGGTGATGTGGCCCCGCTTTTCGGCCTCTTCGAGGATGGCACGGGTCGTCTCGGGATGGGTCGTAATCGTCTCGATGCGGTCGATGACGTCCGGCAGCGCAAGTTCGGCGTCTTCGAGGCGGGCCAGCAGTTGCACGCCGAGTTCGACCGGGTTCTCCGACTCGTCCACAGCGGTTGCTCGGTTGGGTCGAATAAAAATCGCCGGGTCACCCCACCACAAGAGGTTTGTCCTGCGGGTTGCTTCCTCCGACGTGAACCGCGCGACCGCACGTCAGTTGGTCGGCATCGGCGTCGTCGTTGCCATCGCCGGCGCTGCCGCCCTGTCGACATCGCCGTCGGCGCTCTTCGCTCACGCGGAGGCGCTGGCGGCCCGACCGGTCCTCCTTGCGCTCGCGCTCGGCGGCCTGT of the Natronomonas halophila genome contains:
- a CDS encoding DUF5830 family protein, giving the protein MDESENPVELGVQLLARLEDAELALPDVIDRIETITTHPETTRAILEEAEKRGHITREGDTVKPAGGQFLSFESEVVSREGDFECRRCGASISTGYFMKLEAGEHGPFGSSCIRKVTGRE